The Diadema setosum chromosome 4, eeDiaSeto1, whole genome shotgun sequence genome window below encodes:
- the LOC140226805 gene encoding bolA-like protein 2 produces the protein MAATAESLEKKIRDELQATHVEVVDETAGGCGQKFSTVIVSEKFEGKPLLQRHRMVNACLAEELKIIHAFSMKTLTPADWSKRQEKSS, from the exons ATGGCTGCAACAGCAGAAAGCCTTGAAAAGAAGATTCGAGATGAACTTCAAGCAACTCATGTG GAAGTTGTGGACGAGACTGCGGGTGGATGTGGACAAAAGTTTTCAACTGTGATAGTCTCAGAGAAATTTGAAGGCAAGCCACTACTGCAGAGACACAG GATGGTAAACGCCTGCCTTGCGGAGGAGCTCAAGATAATTCACGCCTTCTCCATGAAGACGCTCACGCCTGCCGACTGGAGTAAGCGGCAGGAGAAGTCCAGCTGA